In Pseudomonas deceptionensis, a single window of DNA contains:
- a CDS encoding 2-dehydro-3-deoxy-6-phosphogalactonate aldolase, whose amino-acid sequence MLKQALAQNGLIAILRGLRPQEAQAIGKVLYDAGFRTLEVPLNSPEPYQSIRILRDSLPADCLVGAGTVLTPEQVELVKAAGGQVIVMPHSDPKVLRAAKAAGLYLSPGVATPTEAFAALAEGADVLKMFPAEQMGPAVVKAWLAVLPAGTLLIPVGGITPDNMQVFVDAGVSGFGLGSGLFKPGLSPADVAVRAKAYVHAWNTRRQAN is encoded by the coding sequence ATGCTCAAGCAAGCACTGGCACAAAACGGATTGATCGCCATCCTGCGGGGGCTGCGGCCACAAGAGGCCCAGGCCATTGGCAAGGTGCTGTATGACGCGGGCTTTCGCACCCTGGAAGTCCCGCTCAATTCCCCTGAGCCCTATCAAAGCATCCGCATATTGCGCGACAGCTTGCCCGCCGACTGCCTGGTGGGCGCGGGCACGGTCCTGACACCTGAGCAGGTGGAGTTGGTCAAGGCTGCGGGCGGGCAGGTGATTGTGATGCCCCACAGCGACCCCAAAGTGCTGCGGGCGGCCAAGGCCGCTGGCTTGTACTTGTCGCCGGGAGTTGCCACGCCCACCGAAGCCTTTGCCGCACTGGCCGAAGGCGCCGATGTGCTGAAGATGTTCCCGGCCGAGCAAATGGGCCCGGCCGTGGTCAAGGCCTGGCTGGCGGTGCTGCCTGCCGGTACCTTGCTGATCCCGGTTGGCGGGATTACCCCGGACAACATGCAGGTGTTTGTGGATGCCGGTGTATCCGGTTTCGGTCTGGGCTCGGGGTTGTTCAAGCCCGGTCTGAGCCCGGCTGACGTGGCGGTTCGCGCCAAGGCCTATGTGCACGCCTGGAACACCCGGCGTCAGGCCAACTGA
- the dgoD gene encoding galactonate dehydratase, with amino-acid sequence MKITKLTTYLVPPRWLFLKIETDEGVTGWGEPVVEGRAHTVATAVDELSDYLIGKDPRNIEDIWTVLYRGGFYRGGAVHMSALAGIDQALWDIKGKALGVSVSDLLGGQVRDKIRVYSWIGGDRPADTARAAKEAVSRGFTAIKMNGTEELQFVDSFEKVDLALANVAAVRDAVGPNVGIGVDFHGRVHKPMAKVLMKELDPYKLMFIEEPVLSENYEALKELAPLTSTPIALGERLFSRWDFKRVLSEGYVDIIQPDASHAGGITETRKIANMAEAYDVALALHCPLGPIALAACLQLDAVCYNAFIQEQSLGIHYNESNDLLDYVKDPSVFDYDKGFVKIPNGPGLGIEINEEYVQERALIGHRWRNPIWRHADGSFAEW; translated from the coding sequence ATGAAAATTACCAAGTTGACCACCTACCTGGTTCCGCCGCGCTGGCTGTTCCTGAAGATCGAAACCGATGAAGGCGTAACCGGCTGGGGCGAACCCGTGGTCGAAGGCCGTGCCCACACCGTAGCCACCGCGGTGGATGAGCTGTCGGATTACTTGATAGGCAAAGACCCGCGCAATATCGAAGACATCTGGACCGTGCTCTACCGCGGCGGTTTTTACCGTGGCGGGGCGGTGCACATGAGTGCCCTGGCCGGTATCGACCAGGCCCTGTGGGATATCAAGGGCAAGGCGTTGGGCGTGTCGGTCAGCGATCTGCTGGGCGGCCAGGTGCGGGACAAGATCCGGGTGTACTCGTGGATCGGCGGCGACCGCCCGGCCGACACCGCCAGGGCGGCCAAAGAGGCTGTCAGCCGGGGCTTCACCGCGATAAAAATGAACGGCACCGAAGAGCTGCAATTTGTCGACAGCTTTGAAAAGGTCGACCTGGCGCTGGCTAACGTCGCCGCCGTGCGTGATGCGGTGGGGCCGAATGTCGGCATCGGCGTGGACTTCCATGGTCGCGTGCACAAGCCGATGGCCAAAGTGCTGATGAAAGAGCTGGACCCGTACAAGCTGATGTTTATCGAAGAGCCGGTGCTCAGCGAAAACTACGAAGCGCTCAAAGAGCTGGCGCCGTTGACCAGTACCCCGATTGCCCTGGGTGAGCGGCTGTTTTCACGCTGGGACTTCAAGCGTGTACTCAGCGAAGGTTATGTCGACATCATCCAGCCGGATGCGTCCCATGCTGGCGGCATTACCGAAACCCGCAAGATTGCCAACATGGCCGAGGCCTACGACGTGGCGCTGGCCTTGCACTGCCCGCTGGGGCCGATTGCGCTGGCCGCCTGCCTGCAGCTGGATGCGGTGTGCTACAACGCGTTTATCCAGGAGCAAAGCCTGGGTATCCATTACAACGAAAGCAACGACCTGCTCGACTACGTCAAAGACCCATCGGTGTTCGATTACGACAAGGGTTTCGTCAAAATCCCCAACGGCCCGGGCCTGGGGATCGAGATCAACGAAGAGTATGTGCAGGAGCGCGCGCTGATTGGTCACCGCTGGCGTAACCCGATCTGGCGCCATGCCGATGGCAGTTTTGCCGAGTGGTAA
- a CDS encoding MFS transporter produces MSSASTVAPAILVAPSRKRFFIMVLLFITVVINYLDRSNLSIAAPALTTDLGLDPVHVGLIFSAFGWTYAAMQIPGGWLVDRVPPRILYSVALLLWSIATVMLGFAASFIALFVLRMAVGALEAPAYPINSRVVTTWFPERERATAIGFYTSGQFVGLAFLTPVLAWLQHQWGWHMVFVTTGAVGIIWAAIWYAVYREPRDFKGVNQAEINLIAEGGGLVDIQTQTAKRKSPFSWLDLGIVLSKRKLWGIYLGQFCLNSTLWFFLTWFPTYLVKYRGMDFIKSGLLASLPFLAAFVGVLCSGFFSDWLIRRGYSVGFARKLPIIGGLLISTSIIGANFVDSTPLVIAFLALAFFGNGLASITWSLVSTLAPARLLGLTGGVFNFIGNLSAITTPIVIGFLATGDSFAPAITYISVLALLGALSYILLVGKVERIEL; encoded by the coding sequence ATGTCATCTGCAAGCACTGTCGCGCCCGCGATTTTAGTGGCGCCTAGCCGCAAGCGTTTTTTCATCATGGTTCTGTTGTTTATCACCGTGGTGATCAACTACCTGGACCGCAGCAACCTGTCGATTGCCGCTCCCGCCCTGACCACCGATCTGGGGCTGGACCCGGTACATGTCGGGCTGATTTTCTCGGCCTTCGGCTGGACCTACGCCGCCATGCAAATCCCCGGCGGCTGGCTGGTGGATCGGGTGCCACCGCGCATTCTCTACAGCGTCGCCTTGTTGCTGTGGTCGATAGCCACGGTGATGCTCGGCTTTGCGGCAAGCTTTATCGCCCTGTTCGTGTTGCGCATGGCGGTGGGCGCGCTGGAGGCCCCGGCCTACCCGATCAACAGCCGCGTAGTGACCACCTGGTTCCCCGAGCGTGAGCGCGCCACGGCCATTGGCTTCTACACCTCCGGGCAGTTTGTGGGGCTGGCGTTTCTGACCCCGGTACTGGCGTGGTTGCAGCACCAATGGGGCTGGCACATGGTGTTCGTCACCACCGGTGCGGTGGGGATTATCTGGGCCGCGATCTGGTATGCGGTGTACCGCGAGCCGCGTGACTTCAAGGGTGTCAACCAGGCGGAAATCAACCTGATCGCCGAAGGCGGCGGGCTGGTGGATATCCAGACCCAGACCGCCAAGCGCAAGTCGCCGTTCAGCTGGCTGGACCTGGGCATCGTGCTCAGCAAGCGCAAGCTGTGGGGTATTTACCTGGGGCAGTTTTGCCTGAACTCGACGTTGTGGTTTTTCCTGACCTGGTTCCCGACCTACCTGGTGAAATACCGCGGCATGGACTTCATCAAGTCCGGCTTGCTGGCTTCGCTGCCGTTCCTGGCCGCCTTTGTCGGTGTGTTGTGTTCGGGGTTCTTCTCCGACTGGCTGATTCGCCGCGGTTACTCGGTGGGCTTTGCCCGCAAGCTGCCGATCATTGGCGGGCTGCTGATTTCGACGTCGATCATTGGCGCCAACTTTGTCGACTCGACGCCGCTGGTGATTGCGTTCCTGGCGCTGGCGTTTTTCGGTAACGGGCTGGCGTCGATCACCTGGTCGCTGGTGTCGACGCTGGCCCCGGCGCGCCTGCTGGGCCTGACGGGAGGGGTGTTCAACTTTATCGGCAACCTGTCGGCGATTACGACGCCGATCGTGATTGGCTTTTTGGCCACCGGCGACTCATTCGCCCCGGCAATCACCTACATTTCGGTGCTGGCGCTGCTGGGTGCGCTGTCCTACATCTTGCTGGTGGGCAAGGTCGAACGGATCGAACTGTAG
- a CDS encoding IclR family transcriptional regulator → MQDDSTKIAPTGTQTLLRGLAVVQAVANGARDLKDIARVIGTTRSTTHRLASCLVDERYLRVLPKVGYLLGPKLIELGFQAREELPLVTLAGPYLDGLSVLTGDTIHLAVREDDEVLYLHKNPGRNGPEMRSRVGHRMPLARTGIGKAMLLDAPVGEWRRLYEASHPADGKNLQWPEHQEVSWEQFEERMRSYVAGGYAFDLEDNEPSIRCVAAPIRDASRKIVAAISIASTVPYMSLEKMTGLIPVITHAAQQISAELGG, encoded by the coding sequence ATGCAGGACGACTCCACAAAAATCGCACCGACCGGTACTCAAACCTTGCTCCGCGGGCTGGCGGTGGTGCAGGCCGTGGCCAATGGCGCGCGTGACCTCAAGGACATCGCTCGGGTGATAGGGACCACGCGCAGCACTACGCACCGTCTGGCCAGTTGCCTGGTGGATGAGCGTTACCTGCGGGTGTTGCCAAAAGTGGGGTATCTGCTGGGGCCAAAACTGATCGAGCTGGGTTTTCAGGCGCGTGAAGAGTTGCCGCTGGTGACGCTGGCGGGGCCGTATCTGGACGGGTTGTCGGTGTTGACCGGCGACACCATTCATTTGGCGGTGCGTGAGGATGATGAGGTGCTGTACCTGCACAAGAACCCGGGGCGCAATGGCCCGGAAATGCGTTCGCGGGTAGGGCATCGCATGCCTCTGGCGCGTACCGGCATCGGCAAGGCGATGTTGCTGGATGCGCCGGTGGGGGAGTGGCGGCGCCTGTATGAGGCCAGCCATCCTGCCGATGGCAAAAACCTGCAGTGGCCAGAGCATCAGGAAGTGTCGTGGGAGCAGTTCGAAGAGCGCATGCGCAGCTATGTAGCAGGCGGCTATGCGTTTGATCTGGAGGACAACGAACCGTCGATCCGTTGTGTGGCGGCGCCGATACGCGATGCCAGCCGCAAAATCGTGGCTGCCATCAGTATCGCCAGTACCGTGCCTTACATGTCACTGGAGAAAATGACCGGTTTGATCCCGGTCATTACCCATGCAGCGCAACAGATATCGGCAGAGCTGGGGGGCTAA
- a CDS encoding NAD(P)-dependent alcohol dehydrogenase, translating to MSNVTYNAIGYAAQNAKAPLAPMQFNRRAPRPDDVAIEVLYCGVCHSDIHQARNDWGFATYPLMPGHEIVGKVTAIGDKVTKHKVGDLVGVGCMVDSCRTCSACKEDLEQYCLEGMTQTYASPDRIDGTLTMGGYSNNMVVSEHFVLSIPKNLDPASAAPLLCAGITTYSPLVHYGVEPGDKVGILGMGGLGHMGIKFAKAMGAEVTLFTRSQAKAEEAYRQGADHVIVSTDDEQMKAAAGTFNFLLDTIPVPHDLNPYLETLTFDGVHILVGLIEPVEPALNAFNLVFKRRVLAGSLIGGIAETQEMLDFSAEHGITCDIEMLDIKNINEAFERVVKGDVKYRFVIDMKTLKA from the coding sequence ATGTCCAATGTCACCTACAACGCTATCGGTTATGCCGCTCAGAATGCCAAGGCCCCTTTGGCGCCCATGCAGTTCAACCGCCGCGCCCCGCGCCCGGACGACGTTGCCATCGAAGTGCTGTACTGCGGCGTTTGCCACTCCGACATCCACCAGGCACGCAATGACTGGGGCTTCGCGACTTATCCGCTGATGCCCGGCCATGAAATCGTTGGCAAGGTGACGGCCATTGGCGACAAAGTCACCAAGCACAAGGTCGGAGATCTGGTCGGTGTGGGCTGCATGGTCGATTCGTGCCGCACCTGTTCGGCCTGCAAGGAAGACCTGGAGCAATACTGCCTGGAAGGCATGACCCAAACCTACGCCAGCCCGGACCGCATCGACGGCACCCTGACCATGGGTGGCTACTCGAACAATATGGTTGTCAGCGAACACTTCGTGCTGAGCATCCCGAAAAACCTCGACCCGGCCAGCGCCGCTCCACTGCTATGTGCCGGCATCACCACCTACTCGCCACTGGTTCATTACGGTGTTGAGCCGGGCGACAAGGTCGGGATTCTGGGCATGGGCGGTCTGGGCCACATGGGCATCAAGTTCGCCAAGGCCATGGGCGCGGAAGTTACCCTGTTCACACGCTCCCAGGCCAAGGCCGAAGAAGCCTACCGTCAAGGTGCCGACCACGTGATCGTGTCCACTGATGACGAACAGATGAAAGCCGCGGCCGGTACCTTCAACTTCCTGCTGGACACCATTCCGGTGCCGCACGACTTGAACCCGTACCTCGAAACCCTGACGTTTGACGGCGTACACATTCTGGTCGGCCTGATCGAACCGGTCGAGCCGGCACTGAACGCCTTCAACCTGGTGTTCAAGCGCCGCGTACTGGCCGGTTCGTTGATTGGCGGCATTGCCGAAACCCAGGAAATGCTCGACTTCAGCGCCGAGCACGGCATCACCTGCGACATCGAAATGCTCGACATCAAAAACATCAACGAAGCCTTTGAGCGTGTGGTCAAAGGCGATGTGAAGTACCGCTTCGTGATCGACATGAAAACGCTGAAGGCCTGA
- a CDS encoding AraC family transcriptional regulator has protein sequence MFLTRHRDENAMLVSLIEPLATQTGFVSTLLPEVRVVSACRVVARMPQIYEPSLMVIAQGSKLAYLGQRTMEYGAGHYLVQALSVPFECETFASEDAPLLGVAISIDRAVLGELVLAMGLAPDRSAVAQTPESMTSAVLDDDMRQAVERLLRCLHDPLECRIMGQARLREVLFAALRGPQAGVLRALVEQQGQFARVAASLSHLHEHFAEPLNVETLARCANMSASTFHEHFKRSTLLSPVQYLKRLRLLRAQQLLLSEGLGVAQVALRVGYQSTSQFSREYKRYFERSPGHEGVGC, from the coding sequence ATGTTTTTGACTCGTCATCGCGATGAGAACGCCATGCTGGTGTCTCTGATCGAGCCACTGGCCACACAAACCGGCTTTGTGTCGACTTTGCTGCCTGAAGTTCGCGTGGTTTCGGCGTGTCGGGTAGTGGCCCGGATGCCGCAGATTTATGAGCCTAGCCTAATGGTGATCGCCCAAGGCAGTAAGTTGGCCTATCTGGGGCAGCGCACGATGGAATACGGTGCCGGGCATTATCTGGTGCAGGCGCTGTCGGTGCCTTTTGAGTGTGAAACCTTTGCCTCTGAAGACGCACCTTTGCTGGGCGTGGCCATCAGTATCGACCGGGCCGTATTGGGGGAGCTGGTACTGGCCATGGGGCTGGCCCCTGACCGCAGTGCCGTGGCACAGACGCCGGAGTCGATGACCTCGGCGGTTCTGGATGACGACATGCGCCAGGCGGTAGAGCGCCTGCTGCGCTGCCTGCATGACCCGCTGGAGTGCCGGATCATGGGCCAGGCGCGGTTGCGCGAAGTGCTGTTCGCGGCTTTACGCGGCCCGCAGGCGGGCGTGTTGCGGGCATTGGTCGAGCAGCAGGGGCAATTTGCGCGGGTGGCGGCGTCGTTGAGTCATTTGCATGAGCACTTTGCCGAGCCGCTGAATGTCGAGACGCTGGCCCGTTGCGCCAACATGAGCGCGTCGACCTTCCATGAGCATTTCAAGCGCAGCACCTTGCTGTCGCCGGTGCAGTACCTCAAGCGCCTGCGATTGCTGCGGGCCCAGCAATTGTTGTTGAGTGAAGGGTTGGGGGTGGCGCAGGTGGCGTTGCGGGTAGGCTATCAGAGCACGTCGCAGTTCAGCCGCGAGTACAAGCGCTACTTTGAGCGCAGCCCGGGGCATGAAGGGGTGGGGTGTTAA
- a CDS encoding electron transfer flavoprotein-ubiquinone oxidoreductase, which yields MEREYMEFDVVIVGAGPAGLSAACRLKQKAAEAGKEISVCVVEKGSEVGAHILSGAVFEPRALNELFPDWKELGAPLNTPVTRDDIYVLRSDSTATKVPDLFVPKTMHNEGNYIISLGNLCRWLAQQAENLGVEIYPGFAAQEVLFDENNVVRGIITGDLGVDREGNPKEGLYTPGMELRGKYTLFAEGCRGHLGKQLIERFKLDSDADSQHYGIGLKEIWEIDPAKHQPGLVVHTAGWPLDIISSENTGGSFLYHLENNQVVVGLIVDLSYSNTFLSPFDEFQRLKHHPVLKQYLEGGKRISYGARALAKGGLNSLPKMVFNGGALIGCDLGTMNVAKIKGSHTAMKSGMLAAEAVADSLLADSEGGDVLNTYVEAFKASWLFDELFASRNFGPAMHKFGPIMGAGFNWMDQNIFGGKLPFTLHDTKPDYACLKLAKDCKKIDYPKPDGKLSFDKLSSVFISSTNHEEEQPCHLRLRDASIPISVNLPLYDEPAQRYCPAGVYEVITQESGEKRFQINSQNCVHCKTCDIKDPSQNITWVTPEGGGGPTYPNM from the coding sequence GTGGAACGCGAGTACATGGAATTCGACGTGGTCATCGTCGGCGCCGGCCCCGCCGGTTTGTCCGCCGCCTGCCGCTTAAAGCAGAAGGCCGCCGAAGCCGGTAAAGAAATCAGCGTCTGCGTGGTTGAAAAAGGCTCCGAAGTCGGTGCTCACATTCTGTCCGGTGCGGTGTTTGAACCCCGCGCCCTGAACGAATTGTTCCCGGACTGGAAAGAGCTGGGCGCCCCGCTCAACACCCCGGTTACCCGCGACGATATTTATGTACTGCGCAGCGACAGCACCGCGACCAAGGTGCCTGACCTGTTTGTGCCTAAAACCATGCACAACGAAGGCAACTACATCATCTCGCTGGGCAACCTGTGTCGCTGGTTGGCGCAACAGGCCGAGAACCTGGGCGTAGAAATCTACCCCGGCTTTGCTGCTCAAGAAGTCCTGTTCGACGAAAACAACGTAGTCCGCGGGATCATCACCGGTGATCTGGGCGTTGACCGCGAAGGCAACCCGAAAGAAGGCCTGTACACCCCCGGCATGGAACTGCGCGGCAAGTACACCTTGTTCGCCGAAGGCTGCCGCGGCCATCTTGGCAAGCAACTGATCGAACGCTTCAAGCTCGACAGCGACGCCGACAGCCAGCACTACGGCATCGGCCTCAAGGAAATCTGGGAAATCGATCCAGCCAAGCACCAACCCGGCCTGGTCGTTCACACTGCCGGCTGGCCGCTGGACATCATCAGCAGCGAAAACACCGGCGGTTCTTTCCTGTATCACCTGGAAAACAACCAGGTGGTTGTCGGCCTGATCGTTGACCTGTCCTACAGCAACACCTTCCTGTCGCCGTTCGACGAGTTCCAGCGCCTCAAGCATCACCCGGTGCTCAAGCAGTACCTGGAAGGCGGCAAGCGCATCAGCTACGGCGCCCGCGCCCTGGCAAAAGGCGGCCTGAACTCCCTGCCAAAAATGGTCTTCAACGGTGGCGCACTGATCGGTTGCGATCTGGGCACCATGAACGTAGCCAAGATCAAGGGCAGCCACACGGCGATGAAGTCCGGCATGCTGGCGGCAGAGGCTGTAGCAGATTCGCTGCTCGCTGACTCCGAAGGCGGTGACGTACTCAATACCTACGTTGAGGCGTTCAAAGCCAGCTGGCTGTTCGACGAACTGTTCGCCAGCCGTAACTTCGGCCCGGCGATGCACAAGTTCGGCCCGATCATGGGCGCGGGCTTCAACTGGATGGATCAGAACATCTTCGGCGGCAAACTGCCGTTCACCCTGCACGACACCAAGCCAGACTACGCTTGCCTGAAGCTGGCCAAGGACTGCAAGAAGATCGACTACCCCAAACCCGACGGCAAGCTCAGCTTCGACAAGCTCAGCTCGGTGTTCATCTCCAGCACCAACCATGAAGAAGAGCAGCCGTGCCACCTCAGGCTGCGTGACGCCAGCATCCCGATCAGCGTTAACCTGCCGCTCTACGACGAGCCGGCACAGCGTTACTGCCCGGCGGGCGTATACGAAGTGATCACTCAGGAAAGCGGCGAGAAACGCTTCCAGATCAACTCGCAAAACTGCGTTCACTGCAAAACCTGCGACATCAAAGACCCGTCGCAGAACATCACCTGGGTGACCCCGGAAGGTGGCGGCGGTCCGACTTACCCGAACATGTAA
- a CDS encoding electron transfer flavoprotein subunit beta/FixA family protein, producing the protein MKVLVAVKRVVDYNVKVRVKADNSGVDLANVKMSMNPFCEIAVEEAVRLKEKGVATEIVVVSIGPTTAQEQLRTALALGADRAILVESAEDLTSLAVAKLLKAVVDKEQPQLVILGKQAIDSDNNQTGQMLAALTGFGQGTFASKVEVAGDKVAVTREVDGGAQTVSLSLPAIITTDLRLNEPRYASLPNIMKAKKKPLEVLTPDALGVSTASTNKTLKVEAPAARSAGIKVKSVAELVEKLKNEAKVI; encoded by the coding sequence ATGAAGGTTCTTGTAGCTGTCAAACGAGTGGTCGATTACAACGTTAAAGTGCGCGTCAAAGCGGACAACTCCGGCGTTGACCTCGCCAACGTCAAGATGTCGATGAACCCCTTCTGCGAAATCGCAGTGGAAGAAGCCGTACGCCTGAAAGAGAAAGGTGTTGCGACTGAAATCGTCGTCGTCTCCATCGGCCCGACCACTGCTCAGGAACAGCTGCGTACCGCGCTGGCACTGGGTGCAGATCGCGCCATTCTCGTCGAGTCCGCCGAAGACCTGACCTCGCTGGCCGTGGCCAAGCTGCTTAAAGCAGTGGTCGACAAGGAACAGCCACAGCTGGTGATCCTGGGCAAACAGGCCATCGACAGCGACAACAACCAGACGGGCCAGATGCTGGCTGCGCTGACCGGTTTCGGTCAGGGTACCTTCGCTTCGAAAGTTGAAGTGGCAGGCGACAAGGTTGCAGTGACCCGTGAAGTAGACGGCGGTGCGCAAACTGTTTCGCTGAGCTTGCCGGCGATCATCACCACCGACCTGCGTTTGAACGAGCCGCGTTATGCGTCCCTGCCAAACATCATGAAAGCCAAGAAGAAGCCGCTTGAAGTGCTGACGCCAGACGCGTTGGGCGTTTCGACAGCTTCGACCAACAAGACCCTGAAAGTTGAAGCGCCGGCTGCTCGCAGCGCGGGCATCAAGGTCAAGTCGGTGGCTGAACTGGTCGAGAAACTGAAAAACGAAGCGAAGGTAATCTAA
- a CDS encoding electron transfer flavoprotein subunit alpha/FixB family protein — MTILVIAEHDGKALAPATLNTVAAAAKIGGDIHVLVAGQGVGAVAEAAATIAGVAKVLVADNAAYAHQLPENVAPLVAELGKGYSHILAAATSNGKNILPRVAAQLDVDQISEIISVESADTFKRPIYAGNAIATVQSTAAIKVITVRATGFDPVAATGGSAAVEAVAAVHDAGTSSFVGEELAKSDRPELTAAKIVVSGGRGMQNGDNFKLLYTLADKLGAAVGASRAAVDAGFVPNDMQVGQTGKIVAPQLYIAVGISGAIQHLAGMKDSKVIVAINKDEEAPIFQVADYGLVADLFEAVPELEKLV, encoded by the coding sequence ATGACTATCTTGGTAATCGCAGAACACGACGGCAAAGCACTGGCCCCGGCCACGCTGAACACCGTAGCCGCTGCCGCGAAAATCGGTGGCGACATCCACGTTCTGGTTGCAGGCCAGGGCGTTGGCGCTGTAGCTGAAGCGGCCGCGACCATCGCTGGCGTGGCTAAAGTGCTGGTAGCTGACAACGCGGCTTACGCGCATCAACTGCCGGAAAACGTGGCTCCCCTGGTCGCTGAGCTGGGCAAGGGTTACAGCCACATCCTGGCTGCCGCCACTTCCAACGGCAAAAACATCCTGCCGCGCGTTGCTGCGCAGCTAGACGTGGACCAGATCTCCGAGATCATCTCGGTTGAAAGCGCTGATACCTTCAAGCGCCCGATCTATGCCGGTAACGCCATTGCTACCGTGCAGTCCACGGCCGCAATCAAGGTGATCACTGTTCGCGCTACCGGTTTCGACCCGGTTGCCGCGACGGGTGGTTCGGCAGCCGTTGAAGCCGTTGCAGCCGTTCACGATGCAGGCACTTCGTCGTTTGTTGGCGAAGAACTGGCCAAGTCGGACCGTCCTGAGCTGACCGCAGCCAAAATCGTCGTTTCCGGCGGTCGTGGCATGCAGAATGGCGACAACTTCAAACTCCTGTACACCCTGGCTGACAAGCTGGGCGCTGCTGTGGGCGCCTCCCGCGCAGCAGTGGACGCAGGTTTCGTACCCAACGACATGCAGGTCGGCCAGACCGGCAAAATCGTTGCGCCACAGCTGTACATCGCGGTCGGTATCTCCGGCGCGATCCAGCATTTGGCCGGTATGAAAGACTCCAAAGTGATCGTTGCGATCAACAAGGACGAAGAAGCACCGATCTTCCAGGTTGCCGATTACGGCCTGGTAGCGGACTTGTTCGAAGCCGTACCAGAGTTGGAGAAGCTGGTTTAA
- a CDS encoding substrate-binding periplasmic protein — MDMRQMSRLLVGLAFLPLLSEAAGKCERLIVTGSPDAPPYLWRDPADPAHLIGASADLIQQAGHALGIKVEVLYGGKRAQAQDEVRTGRMDMLLDAPLTVAGLSSFDYIHPPLVRNDYLVWTRKASPLSYETPADLHGHAGAVSQKARLSETFNEFAQHQLNLEPQPGLTQAFQKLLLGQVQYVLAGRYAGMATAQTLGIADDLLAHPQPIDQPGLFLAVSHDSACNEPWLRGQLAKKMTELPASGMTEAAVQRNLERWKTQLQQPLSAPKQ; from the coding sequence ATGGATATGCGTCAGATGAGCAGGCTGCTGGTGGGGTTGGCGTTTTTGCCACTGCTGTCTGAAGCAGCGGGCAAGTGCGAGCGCCTGATCGTCACCGGCAGCCCCGATGCCCCGCCTTACCTGTGGCGCGATCCGGCCGACCCGGCGCACTTGATCGGTGCCAGTGCCGACCTCATACAGCAGGCAGGTCATGCCCTGGGGATCAAGGTTGAAGTGCTCTACGGCGGCAAGCGCGCCCAGGCCCAGGACGAAGTGCGTACCGGGCGCATGGACATGCTGCTGGATGCGCCACTGACGGTGGCCGGACTTTCGTCGTTCGACTACATTCACCCGCCGTTGGTGCGTAACGACTATCTGGTGTGGACGCGCAAGGCATCGCCCCTGAGCTACGAAACGCCTGCCGACTTGCATGGGCATGCAGGCGCCGTCTCGCAGAAGGCCCGCTTAAGCGAGACCTTCAACGAGTTTGCGCAACACCAGTTAAACCTGGAGCCCCAACCCGGCCTGACCCAGGCCTTCCAGAAGTTGTTGCTCGGGCAGGTTCAATACGTTCTGGCCGGCCGCTACGCCGGAATGGCCACCGCTCAAACCCTGGGCATCGCCGATGACCTGTTGGCGCACCCGCAGCCTATCGATCAACCGGGGCTGTTTTTGGCGGTTTCCCATGACTCTGCCTGCAATGAGCCGTGGTTGCGCGGACAGCTCGCCAAAAAGATGACAGAATTGCCCGCGTCCGGCATGACCGAGGCGGCAGTGCAACGCAATCTGGAGCGGTGGAAAACCCAGCTGCAACAACCGCTCAGCGCCCCAAAACAGTAG
- a CDS encoding DUF4398 domain-containing protein produces the protein MTIRPLFAALAVLALAGCAADPAPNEQLRLTEQALEQAKAVGAKADDLAELKQAESKLAQALADMAEESFKDARMQAEQAELDARLAEARVLTQKSQEQLNVLNTRISRLRKQLAEAQ, from the coding sequence GTGACAATTCGACCTCTTTTCGCTGCCCTGGCCGTTTTGGCTCTGGCGGGTTGTGCAGCCGATCCTGCGCCGAATGAACAATTGCGTTTGACCGAACAAGCTCTGGAACAAGCCAAGGCCGTAGGCGCGAAAGCCGACGATCTGGCTGAGCTGAAACAGGCCGAAAGCAAGCTGGCCCAAGCGCTGGCAGATATGGCTGAAGAGTCTTTTAAAGATGCCCGCATGCAGGCCGAACAGGCCGAGCTCGACGCCCGATTGGCCGAAGCCCGCGTGTTGACGCAAAAAAGCCAGGAACAATTGAACGTGCTCAATACCCGTATCTCGCGCTTGCGCAAACAACTGGCGGAGGCGCAATGA